CAGCACTTGTGGACGCCAATTCAAGCCCAACTGCCAACGCACGTTCACCCGCTAGAAATCGTTGCGGCGTTACATCCTACGCCAGCGGTAGCAGGTGTCTCGCGCGATGCGGCTTGCACGAAAATTCGAGATTATGAAACCTTTGAACGCGGCTTATACGCTGCGCCTATAGGGTGGTTAGATGCGCAAGGAAACAGCGAGTTTATTGTCGGCATTCGTTCAGCCATGCTCGATCGCGATCGCGCTAAACTTTATGCAGGCGCAGGTATCGTTGCTGGTTCTAATCCCGATCGCGAAGTTGCAGAAATTCAACTCAAACTTCAAGCATTGCTCAAAGCTTTAGTCTAGATCTTTGTGCGCAAACGGTTTGGCATTGTCACCGCTGTAAGTTGCAACAATGTGTCCATTCCCCACAAGTTGATATTTGTAAGTTACCAAACCTTCTAAGCCCACAGGTCCGCGTGGGGGCATTTTTTGCGTACTAATTCCGACCTCAGCACCAAAGCCGTAACGGAAACCATCGGCAAAGCGCGTCGAACAATTATGAAACACGCCAGCCGCGTTGACTTGCGAGAGGAAAGTCGCTGCTGCATCTGCATTCTCGGTGACGATCGCATCTGTATGTCCCGAACCATACTCATTAATATGCGCGATCGCCTCTATTAAAGAATCGACAACTTTAATCGATAAGATTAAATCGCTGTATTCCGTTGACCAATCAGCTTCCGTTGCCGGTGTAATATCGTCTAGAATTTCACGAGTTCTAGCATCGCCGCGTAACTCAACGTTGTACTGTTGCAAAGCTGGGGCGACAAGCGTTAAAAATGCAGGTGCGATCGCTTCATGGACTAACAAGGTTTCAATCGCGTTACACGCCGCTGGATACTGCGTTTTCGAGTCTACAGTAATTGCCACTGCTTGACTTAAATCTGCTGCGCGGTCAACATAAAGATGACAAATACCATCCGCATGACCTAACACCGGAATGCGCGTATTTTCCTGCACAAAGCGCACAAACGAATTAGAACCTCTAGGAATAATCAAATCAACGAATTGATCGAGTTGCAGTAATTCTAAAGTTGCTTCGCGGGTAGTGAGTAGCTGCACAGCATCAGGACTAATTGCAGTTTGCGATAATCCAAGATGAATCGCTTTCACAATTGCCTCACACGAGCGAAGGGCTTCTTTACCACCTTTGAGAATCACGCCATTGCCTGATTTTATCGCCAAAGCCGAAATTTGAATCGCTGCGTCAGGACGAGCTTCAAAAATCACTCCCAACACGCCCAAAGGGCAAGTGACGCGCTTGAGAATCAAACCCTCGTCAAGCTGACGGTGAATCTGCACTTCCCCTACCGGATCGGCAAGTTTCCCAACATCGCGAACTCCGGCGATCGCACTTTGCAACTTTGCCCGATCTAACTTCAACCGATGATACAAAGGTTTTGGAATTCCCTCTTGTGTAGCCGCCGCACAATCCGCCGCATTCGCCGCTAATATTTCATCCGCCGCCGATTCTAACGCTTGCGCGATCGCCTCAATCGCCTGATTCTTCTTTTCAGTAGATAAAACTGCCAATGTTTGCGCGCAGTCACGAGTTTTGCGGGCGATCGCAGTTAAAGGAAGGTCAATTTGAGTAGTCATAAAAACTCACACTAATGACTGCTCTACGATCCTATCAATCACTGCTCCAAATGGGAATTTTAGATTAATTGAAGGAAGGCGGAAGGAAACCACACTTAAAACGTGAGATGAGAGTAAGGATACCTTGTATTTGTGGCTTGTGCATCGCCAGCTAAATTTTTTTTACTTGAGAGGGTTTTACTTCCTACCTCTTACTTGCGACCTTTTGCCTCTACATTCTCTGTACCTTAATCTCTTGTTAAATGTCTTAATTTACACAATCTTCATCAAAATTCCCCGAATTCATTCTATATAACGTTGAAGTTGTGGGTATATATAAAGACAAGAACGTATAGAGGCGAATTTATGTCTCTTCAATTTGAATTATTACAAACTGCTATAGAAGCCTATCAACAACAACGTTACCGCGAAGCAGTAGAAATACTAGAAAACTATTGCAACAGCAGTATCGACCATAACAGTAAATACTATCTACAAGCACAATTTTGGTTAGTCAAAGCGTACCAAAAAACACACCAAAGCCAACAAGCGATCGCGCTAGCAAAACAACTCTCTACCCACCCCAACCCAGAAGCCCAAAAATGGGCAAAACTTGCGCTTGAGTCTTTAAACAATGTCAAACACAGCAAACCCAAACGTGCTGCCCAAGCAGGTATTAAACTTGCTGTAGCAGGTGTTGCTAGTAATTTAACGCTAGCATCCGGCGTAACGATAACTTTGCTTTTAGGAATGGTGTTTGTCTTATTTTTAGCACTGACATTCATCCTGAGTAGCGAAGATCCGGTGAATGGATTAAATATTGCGATTACTGGCACACTTTTATTCAATATTGCAGCCTTTTTCCTATCACCATTCCTTCTGGACTTGATGCAAAATTGGCTGTATCGTACCCGCTGGGTATCTCTTGCAGAAATACAGCAACATAGCCCAGAAGCCGCCAGAATCATTCAGCGCATCTGTGGGCAACAAAAGCTAAAACAGCCCCGATTGGGAATTATCGACGATCAAAATCCTACCGCCTTCACCTACGGTTCATTACCCAATACAGCGCGATTAGTCGTCAGCCAAGGACTTTTCACCTACTTAGAAGACGAAGAAATTGCC
The Chroococcidiopsis sp. TS-821 genome window above contains:
- a CDS encoding glutamate-5-semialdehyde dehydrogenase gives rise to the protein MTTQIDLPLTAIARKTRDCAQTLAVLSTEKKNQAIEAIAQALESAADEILAANAADCAAATQEGIPKPLYHRLKLDRAKLQSAIAGVRDVGKLADPVGEVQIHRQLDEGLILKRVTCPLGVLGVIFEARPDAAIQISALAIKSGNGVILKGGKEALRSCEAIVKAIHLGLSQTAISPDAVQLLTTREATLELLQLDQFVDLIIPRGSNSFVRFVQENTRIPVLGHADGICHLYVDRAADLSQAVAITVDSKTQYPAACNAIETLLVHEAIAPAFLTLVAPALQQYNVELRGDARTREILDDITPATEADWSTEYSDLILSIKVVDSLIEAIAHINEYGSGHTDAIVTENADAAATFLSQVNAAGVFHNCSTRFADGFRYGFGAEVGISTQKMPPRGPVGLEGLVTYKYQLVGNGHIVATYSGDNAKPFAHKDLD